The following proteins are co-located in the Candidatus Paracaedibacter acanthamoebae genome:
- a CDS encoding autotransporter domain-containing protein — protein MKKSVSLSDSCRLSIISVTSISFMIMMISTPLLAGGTGGTGGAFFGSRGGTGGNGNDGTALSTAGTAGEDGSMAGAGGSAGAAGVGNGASGTNAGDANDATGAGGGGGGGNTTSGGSNINSSITGGAGGNGGSGGDGNSSPFNVGGGGGGGGGGDGVIVAVDTSISSIIIGGKGGDAGNPGDVLKPNAAGGAGGGGAGLILNASNGIITNTSAGSITGGSGGIGLRACGGGGAGVIFTANGTLSNNSGASITGGAGSVGGAGVTCLGSSVTINNEGIVNGGDALYRDSLAAIGGIGISISGNSTINNIGGTIRGGNSGKATYFFYSSGPAGGVGSGGALGSQSDTVVLSIAGAGIATTGDNVTVKTSGPILAGTGGENPANAIDFTGNNNTLELHNGFSFQGNVVCSSGTNNTLILGGTDPSTFDVIQLGNGGYQGFNSYQKKDTSTWTLLNSTATVTPWQLMEGTLEINNNQALGDAAGQFEFTGSGTGILKIGNDFTGAIANPINLQTDGFIDTQGKTVVLSGAITGTGALHKSGSGVLVLSGINTFTGGFLQNGTIALASNQGAGVGDIGFNAVGTVVKIAASLTGVANPIALATDGIIDTDGYNAVLTGPIIGGGKLTKNGEGTLELRYPSSIFSGDTSVTQGTLRVNGSLPNSAVTVGNGAMFTGNATIKSLTNNGTVKPGNSIGITEVSENYDNTNGVYACEINSANDSDLIIVHGAAMLRGTVYVIPQPGDYSTSLPYHILQSDNDLVGTFSSVSGSSPLLRYSLDHQRRDVYLRVRQVYFGNMITQGNPGIVAQYTDSLNVLLTGSMLERFENAIVALPTASVYDAFNQIHPAPNGLISSSLMANEFNQMDGILSFSFLDRNLRRIKKRIKASEAEANQLSVSLVQTNTGQQTRAKNRFGKTFRFSDLYNDGTSSNQSAPQNVCTTVGQTTLWLQQNGSHVAHKSNRDGSPTIGVAGIRAAVTDTSGGVDTLVSENLRMGATVGYGKTTYHLRQGYGKGRINSYHGGVYWVWEPADEDWYANASVFYGYHDFKGKRTLSLAGTKYTNRQTHHGYHLSGLTEIGRDFGVTKDITLTPYASFGWLYLKEDGYVEKEEGLNPSLTVHKHNNSFIQAKTGIQASQVFNVNGMYLYIYGKIGYTYKKYLHSSQGIKASFTGYAGNFQVFVHEKAQNMVNPGVGGSVLLANNISLAANYNAELSSKLQAHQATLNLTYRF, from the coding sequence ATGAAGAAATCTGTTTCTCTTAGTGATAGTTGTAGACTTTCTATAATATCCGTGACGTCCATTTCCTTTATGATAATGATGATTTCTACCCCTCTTTTAGCGGGTGGTACGGGGGGAACAGGGGGGGCTTTTTTTGGTAGCAGAGGAGGAACAGGTGGCAATGGAAATGACGGCACGGCACTTTCCACGGCTGGAACTGCCGGTGAAGATGGCTCTATGGCTGGGGCGGGGGGAAGCGCGGGTGCTGCCGGGGTAGGTAATGGAGCCAGTGGGACCAACGCTGGTGATGCTAATGATGCGACAGGTGCTGGTGGTGGTGGCGGTGGTGGTAACACGACTTCAGGTGGGAGTAATATTAACTCATCAATCACGGGTGGAGCCGGTGGCAATGGTGGGAGTGGAGGAGATGGAAATTCGTCTCCTTTTAATGTGGGTGGCGGCGGCGGCGGCGGCGGCGGCGGTGATGGGGTCATCGTTGCCGTAGATACAAGTATATCCTCTATTATTATTGGGGGAAAGGGCGGTGATGCGGGTAATCCCGGTGACGTTTTAAAACCGAATGCTGCGGGCGGTGCCGGCGGCGGGGGTGCTGGCCTTATCTTGAACGCAAGCAATGGTATCATAACAAACACTTCGGCAGGTTCTATAACAGGAGGAAGTGGGGGGATTGGCCTGCGAGCTTGTGGTGGTGGCGGTGCCGGCGTTATCTTTACGGCAAATGGTACATTAAGCAATAATTCTGGAGCTTCAATAACAGGCGGTGCGGGATCTGTTGGGGGCGCGGGGGTGACTTGTCTCGGTTCGAGCGTCACCATTAATAATGAGGGAATCGTCAATGGTGGGGATGCTTTATATAGAGATAGCCTAGCAGCGATAGGAGGTATCGGTATTTCCATCAGTGGTAATAGCACAATTAATAATATAGGGGGAACAATAAGAGGTGGGAATAGTGGAAAGGCTACATATTTTTTTTATAGCAGTGGACCTGCTGGAGGCGTTGGTAGTGGTGGGGCTCTAGGATCTCAAAGTGATACAGTGGTGCTTAGTATAGCAGGTGCCGGTATTGCGACCACGGGTGATAATGTGACAGTTAAAACGAGTGGTCCTATTTTAGCCGGTACAGGTGGAGAGAATCCAGCTAACGCTATTGATTTCACAGGAAATAATAATACTCTTGAACTCCACAATGGTTTTTCTTTCCAGGGCAATGTGGTTTGCTCAAGTGGTACAAATAATACATTAATTTTAGGAGGCACCGATCCTTCTACTTTTGATGTGATTCAGCTTGGGAATGGGGGCTACCAAGGTTTTAATTCTTATCAAAAAAAAGATACAAGCACCTGGACATTATTAAACTCTACCGCCACTGTAACCCCTTGGCAGCTTATGGAAGGGACTTTAGAAATTAACAATAATCAAGCTCTGGGTGACGCTGCTGGACAATTTGAATTTACTGGATCAGGCACTGGTATTTTAAAGATAGGTAATGATTTTACAGGTGCCATTGCTAATCCTATTAACTTACAAACTGATGGATTTATTGACACACAGGGGAAAACAGTGGTTTTAAGTGGGGCCATTACAGGCACCGGCGCCCTTCATAAATCAGGGAGCGGCGTCTTGGTTCTATCAGGCATCAACACTTTTACAGGCGGGTTCCTGCAAAATGGGACAATTGCTTTGGCTAGTAATCAGGGAGCAGGCGTTGGTGATATTGGATTTAATGCAGTAGGAACTGTCGTGAAGATTGCCGCCAGTTTAACGGGTGTGGCTAATCCTATTGCTCTTGCGACGGATGGCATCATTGATACTGATGGCTATAATGCAGTTCTCACGGGCCCCATTATAGGTGGGGGTAAATTAACAAAAAATGGTGAGGGGACCTTAGAACTTCGATATCCAAGTAGCATTTTTTCAGGCGATACATCCGTCACTCAAGGAACGCTTAGGGTTAATGGAAGTTTGCCTAACTCTGCAGTAACGGTTGGGAATGGCGCAATGTTCACTGGAAATGCGACTATTAAAAGCTTGACGAATAATGGGACTGTTAAACCCGGCAATTCCATTGGTATTACTGAAGTTTCAGAGAATTATGATAATACGAATGGGGTTTATGCGTGCGAAATTAATAGCGCCAATGATTCTGACCTTATCATTGTACATGGTGCCGCCATGCTTAGGGGTACCGTCTATGTTATTCCCCAACCAGGCGATTATAGTACTAGCTTACCTTACCATATTCTGCAGTCCGATAATGATCTTGTCGGAACTTTTAGCTCGGTATCAGGAAGTTCTCCTTTATTAAGATATAGCCTTGATCATCAGCGTCGGGATGTTTATCTAAGGGTGAGGCAAGTCTATTTTGGTAATATGATCACCCAAGGCAACCCTGGCATTGTGGCTCAGTATACAGATAGCTTAAATGTTCTGCTTACAGGCTCAATGCTTGAAAGGTTTGAGAATGCTATTGTGGCTTTGCCAACTGCATCTGTTTATGATGCATTTAATCAAATTCATCCCGCACCCAATGGCTTGATTAGTTCATCGCTGATGGCCAATGAATTTAACCAAATGGATGGTATTTTGTCCTTTTCCTTCCTTGATCGTAATTTGCGGCGGATAAAAAAGCGTATAAAGGCATCTGAGGCAGAGGCGAATCAGCTTAGTGTTAGCCTAGTGCAGACCAATACGGGCCAACAAACAAGAGCAAAGAATCGTTTTGGAAAGACTTTTCGTTTCTCGGATTTATATAATGATGGAACATCTAGTAACCAATCCGCCCCTCAAAATGTATGCACTACCGTGGGCCAGACCACCTTATGGTTGCAACAAAATGGCAGTCATGTCGCTCATAAGTCCAATCGCGATGGCAGCCCAACCATTGGGGTAGCTGGGATTAGAGCGGCTGTAACAGATACCTCTGGTGGTGTTGATACTTTAGTGAGTGAAAACTTACGGATGGGAGCGACCGTTGGCTATGGCAAAACAACTTATCATTTAAGACAGGGGTATGGGAAAGGTAGAATCAATAGCTATCATGGTGGTGTATATTGGGTGTGGGAACCTGCTGATGAGGACTGGTATGCTAATGCTTCCGTATTTTATGGTTATCATGACTTTAAAGGTAAGCGTACATTAAGCTTAGCTGGTACAAAATATACAAACAGACAAACGCATCATGGGTATCATTTGAGTGGCCTAACGGAAATAGGACGTGACTTTGGGGTTACCAAAGATATTACGCTGACTCCGTATGCCAGTTTTGGATGGCTTTACCTCAAAGAAGATGGATACGTTGAAAAAGAAGAGGGCCTTAATCCAAGTCTGACCGTCCATAAACACAATAATTCTTTTATCCAAGCAAAGACAGGGATACAGGCGTCTCAGGTGTTTAATGTTAATGGAATGTATCTCTATATTTATGGAAAAATAGGATATACCTATAAAAAATATCTGCACAGCTCTCAAGGGATCAAGGCTTCTTTCACGGGATACGCTGGAAATTTCCAAGTGTTTGTGCATGAAAAAGCCCAAAATATGGTGAATCCAGGCGTGGGGGGAAGTGTTTTATTAGCAAACAATATATCGCTAGCCGCCAATTATAATGCAGAACTTTCTTCTAAGCTTCAGGCCCATCAAGCAACCCTAAATTTGACTTATAGGTTCTAG
- a CDS encoding autotransporter outer membrane beta-barrel domain-containing protein, translated as MYVIPRAGDYSGGFTYTILEAGTSLAGTFSAVTGASPLLGYKLSYDYVNKQVSLTVSPVALGSIIKEGNGGIIAQHIDSLGSLSSTSVLKRFENAIFPLPTADVYEAFNQIHPTPNGLISSSVMTNEFNQMDGIVSFSFLDRNAHMIKDQLKAAGANITQLNANVAPINSLPSTGRGERFGKTFRFSDLYTDGMANSQSMPQNVRTTVGGTTLWAQQTGSYIDQESKRDGSATLGVAGVKSRLTDTSAGVDTLVTEKLRMGATVGYGKTTYHLRQGYGKGKINSYRVGLYSVWEFVKDWYANASAFYGYHDFKGKRTLTLTGVKYTNSQTHHGYHMGGMTEVGRDFAVTKEITITPYGGFGGLYFKEGGYVEKAEGLNPSLTVHKHNNSFIQAKTGVQASRVFNVRGMHLYIYGKMGYIYKKNLHNSQGIKASFTGYAGNFQVFVRDKAQNMMNPGIGGSILLANNISLTGNYNAELSSKLRIHQATLNLTYMF; from the coding sequence TTGTATGTTATACCTCGAGCCGGTGATTATAGTGGTGGGTTTACTTATACTATTTTAGAGGCCGGAACCTCCCTTGCAGGAACTTTTAGCGCAGTAACAGGAGCCTCTCCTTTATTAGGTTATAAGCTTAGCTACGATTATGTAAATAAGCAGGTGTCTCTAACAGTAAGCCCTGTAGCGCTTGGCTCTATTATAAAAGAAGGTAATGGCGGCATTATTGCTCAACATATAGATAGTTTAGGAAGTCTTTCTTCCACCTCAGTCCTTAAGCGATTTGAGAATGCTATTTTTCCATTGCCAACAGCAGATGTTTATGAGGCATTTAATCAGATTCATCCAACGCCCAATGGCTTGATTAGCTCATCGGTGATGACCAATGAATTTAACCAAATGGATGGTATTGTATCCTTTTCTTTCCTCGATCGCAATGCGCACATGATAAAAGATCAACTAAAGGCGGCTGGGGCAAATATTACCCAACTCAACGCTAATGTTGCACCAATCAATTCACTTCCATCAACAGGGCGAGGAGAACGTTTTGGAAAGACTTTCCGTTTCTCAGATTTATATACGGATGGTATGGCTAACAGTCAATCAATGCCTCAAAATGTGCGGACTACTGTGGGAGGGACCACACTTTGGGCCCAACAAACGGGGAGCTATATCGATCAGGAGTCGAAACGAGATGGAAGTGCTACTCTTGGGGTAGCTGGCGTTAAGTCGAGATTAACAGATACTTCGGCTGGGGTGGATACTTTAGTCACTGAAAAATTACGGATGGGTGCTACTGTTGGATATGGCAAAACAACTTATCATTTAAGACAGGGATATGGGAAAGGCAAAATCAATAGCTATCGTGTCGGTTTATACAGTGTGTGGGAATTTGTTAAAGATTGGTATGCTAATGCTTCTGCATTTTACGGTTATCATGACTTTAAAGGTAAGCGGACTCTAACCTTAACGGGTGTAAAATATACAAACAGTCAGACGCATCATGGTTATCATATGGGGGGAATGACAGAAGTCGGACGTGACTTTGCTGTGACTAAAGAAATTACTATAACCCCTTATGGTGGTTTTGGCGGATTGTATTTTAAAGAAGGGGGCTATGTAGAAAAAGCAGAAGGCCTTAATCCAAGCCTGACAGTCCATAAACACAATAATTCTTTTATCCAAGCAAAAACAGGCGTTCAGGCGTCTCGGGTGTTTAATGTTCGCGGAATGCATCTCTATATTTATGGAAAAATGGGATATATTTATAAAAAAAATCTGCATAATTCTCAAGGGATCAAGGCTTCTTTTACAGGATATGCAGGAAATTTCCAAGTGTTTGTCCGCGATAAAGCCCAAAATATGATGAATCCCGGGATAGGGGGAAGTATTTTATTAGCCAATAATATCTCCCTCACAGGAAATTATAATGCAGAACTTTCTTCTAAGCTTCGCATCCATCAAGCAACCTTAAATTTGACGTATATGTTTTAG
- the ileS gene encoding isoleucine--tRNA ligase yields MDLKNTVFLPKTDFSMKASLAVREPDFLDYWKEIDLYQKIRTQSKGRKKFILHFGPPYANGHIHIGHALSETLKDVINKTYQMKGYDAPMVPGWDCHGLPIEWKVEEGYRASGMNKDEVPILEFREECRAFADKWIPIQSQEFQRLGIIADWDNPYITMNYAAEARIVEQLGKFLLNGSLYRGLKPVMWSVVEKTALAEAEVEYKDYTSDSIYVSFPIVKTNQADLKDVHAVIWTTTPWTLPGNRALAFGQDYDYEVILNKESGKKYLLSQELRANVCATMGWDAIEVVAVIKGTDLAGSIAHHPLYGKGYDFDVPLIHGDHVTTDAGTGLVHTAPGHGVEDFEVGKAHGIEIAQPVGPDGIYYDHVPLFAGLHVYKANPAVMAALLEAEHLLHAGKIVHSYPHSWRSKAPLIFRATSQWFISMENTSLRDKALKAIDTVEWYPTQGKNRIKSMVEGRPDWCISRQRAWGTPMTLFVHKQTGEVLCDPEVHARIVEAIHQEGGDAWFSSPAERFLGDKYSANDYEQVRDILDVWFDSGCSHEFVLKDRQDLSWPADLYLEGSDQHRGWFQSSLLESCGTEGVAPYRKVLTHGFVLDEKGYKMSKSLGNVVAPNEVIDKLGADLLRLWIVSADYSDDMRIGKEILKQQEDIYRRLRNTLRYLLGALDGYSEAEAIDLTDMPELEQWIFHKLAELQELHDRSLATFDLTSFYYALHNFCASDLSAFYFDIRKDCLYCDPITSSRRKATRTAMHYIFEHLVHWLAPVLSFTAEEAFLTRYGKTGDSIHLKQFPAIGNNWANPELGAKWDKLRHSRRVITGALEVERAAKTIGSSLQAQVTIFASPAMADFLNQFDMAELGITSNAILTIAQPPPQAFVLEDVTDIGVIVSPAEGDKCVRCWRILPEVSSHQHSLCIRCDEAIAA; encoded by the coding sequence ATGGATTTAAAAAATACTGTCTTTTTGCCAAAAACTGACTTTTCGATGAAAGCCAGTCTGGCAGTTCGTGAACCTGACTTTTTAGATTACTGGAAAGAAATCGATTTATATCAAAAAATTCGAACTCAATCGAAAGGCCGTAAGAAATTTATTCTCCATTTTGGCCCGCCCTATGCCAATGGTCACATTCACATTGGTCATGCGCTGTCTGAAACACTTAAAGACGTTATTAACAAAACTTATCAGATGAAGGGCTATGACGCCCCGATGGTTCCAGGCTGGGATTGCCATGGGTTGCCCATTGAATGGAAAGTTGAAGAAGGCTATCGGGCCAGTGGTATGAATAAAGACGAAGTACCGATTCTTGAATTCCGCGAGGAATGCCGTGCCTTTGCTGATAAATGGATTCCTATTCAAAGCCAAGAATTCCAACGATTAGGCATTATCGCTGATTGGGACAATCCTTATATTACAATGAATTATGCTGCCGAAGCCCGCATTGTTGAACAGTTGGGGAAATTTCTGTTGAATGGCAGCCTTTATCGCGGTCTCAAACCAGTAATGTGGTCAGTTGTTGAAAAAACAGCCTTGGCTGAAGCGGAAGTTGAATACAAGGATTACACCTCTGATTCAATTTATGTCTCCTTTCCTATTGTCAAAACAAATCAGGCGGATCTGAAAGATGTTCACGCTGTGATTTGGACGACCACGCCGTGGACCCTGCCAGGGAACCGTGCGCTTGCCTTTGGTCAAGACTATGATTATGAGGTTATTCTTAACAAAGAGTCAGGCAAGAAGTATCTCTTGTCTCAAGAACTAAGAGCCAATGTTTGTGCGACAATGGGATGGGACGCGATAGAAGTTGTTGCGGTGATAAAAGGAACTGATCTTGCTGGCTCTATCGCCCATCATCCTTTGTATGGTAAAGGCTATGATTTTGACGTGCCGTTGATCCATGGAGATCATGTAACCACTGATGCCGGAACAGGCCTCGTTCACACAGCGCCAGGTCATGGTGTTGAAGACTTTGAGGTTGGGAAAGCCCATGGCATTGAAATCGCTCAACCTGTTGGACCGGATGGGATCTACTATGATCACGTCCCCTTGTTTGCTGGGTTGCATGTCTATAAAGCGAATCCCGCTGTTATGGCTGCTTTACTGGAAGCAGAACATTTACTTCATGCCGGCAAAATTGTCCACAGCTACCCTCATTCTTGGCGTTCTAAAGCACCTCTAATTTTCCGGGCAACCTCTCAATGGTTTATCAGCATGGAAAACACAAGCCTCAGAGACAAGGCTTTAAAGGCTATTGATACGGTTGAGTGGTATCCGACACAAGGTAAAAATCGAATAAAATCCATGGTCGAAGGTCGCCCAGATTGGTGCATCTCGCGCCAGCGCGCTTGGGGAACGCCGATGACTCTGTTTGTTCATAAGCAGACAGGCGAGGTTTTATGCGATCCGGAAGTTCATGCTCGAATCGTGGAAGCAATTCATCAAGAAGGTGGCGATGCCTGGTTTTCAAGCCCTGCAGAGCGATTCTTAGGCGACAAATACAGTGCCAATGATTATGAGCAAGTTCGTGACATTCTTGATGTTTGGTTCGATAGCGGCTGTTCTCATGAGTTTGTCTTAAAAGACCGTCAAGATCTATCCTGGCCTGCCGACCTTTACCTGGAAGGTTCCGACCAGCATCGCGGGTGGTTCCAATCTTCTTTATTGGAATCCTGTGGCACTGAGGGTGTTGCCCCTTATCGTAAGGTTTTAACCCATGGATTCGTATTGGATGAAAAGGGTTACAAAATGTCCAAATCCTTGGGCAATGTTGTCGCCCCAAATGAAGTTATTGACAAACTAGGAGCTGACTTGCTGCGGTTGTGGATTGTGTCGGCTGACTATTCGGATGACATGCGTATCGGCAAGGAAATCTTGAAACAACAAGAAGATATATATCGCCGTTTACGCAATACGCTGCGCTATTTACTTGGAGCGTTAGATGGATACAGCGAGGCGGAAGCAATTGACTTGACGGACATGCCTGAATTAGAGCAATGGATTTTCCACAAGCTAGCAGAACTTCAAGAGCTGCATGATCGCAGTCTCGCGACATTTGATCTGACTAGCTTTTATTATGCCCTGCATAATTTCTGTGCCTCCGATCTATCGGCATTTTATTTCGATATTCGTAAAGACTGCCTTTATTGCGATCCGATCACCAGTTCCCGGCGCAAAGCAACGCGCACAGCCATGCACTATATTTTTGAACATTTAGTTCATTGGTTAGCGCCGGTCCTAAGCTTTACTGCAGAAGAGGCCTTTTTGACACGTTATGGTAAAACCGGGGACAGTATCCACTTGAAGCAGTTCCCAGCCATCGGCAACAATTGGGCCAATCCAGAGCTAGGGGCGAAATGGGATAAACTACGCCATAGCCGTCGCGTTATTACAGGTGCCTTAGAGGTAGAACGGGCCGCTAAAACAATTGGCTCTAGCCTTCAAGCGCAAGTAACAATTTTTGCAAGCCCCGCGATGGCTGATTTCTTAAATCAGTTTGATATGGCAGAATTGGGAATTACCTCGAATGCCATCCTTACAATTGCCCAACCACCGCCTCAGGCTTTTGTCCTAGAGGATGTCACCGATATAGGAGTTATTGTCTCACCCGCTGAGGGAGATAAATGTGTTCGATGCTGGCGCATTTTACCCGAAGTATCCAGCCATCAGCATTCTCTGTGTATCCGTTGTGATGAGGCGATAGCAGCATGA
- the lspA gene encoding signal peptidase II, with the protein MKNLRIFGFVWAVLFLIADFASKYIVLSWFDKGGEAITVTPFFNIILAFNRGVSFGMFHADSPHGVYMLLGVAVILSALVGTWLWQAENKCQSICFGMILGGALGNIYDRVIYGAVVDFLDFHAFGYHWYTFNIADCGIVIGAILLLIDLVFLTKKEDFN; encoded by the coding sequence ATGAAAAATTTACGAATATTTGGGTTTGTCTGGGCGGTGCTTTTTTTGATAGCCGATTTTGCCAGCAAATATATTGTTCTAAGTTGGTTTGACAAAGGTGGAGAAGCTATCACCGTAACGCCCTTCTTTAACATTATCTTAGCCTTTAACCGGGGGGTTAGTTTTGGCATGTTTCATGCCGATAGCCCTCATGGCGTTTACATGCTTCTGGGCGTAGCCGTTATTCTCTCCGCTTTAGTGGGGACGTGGTTATGGCAAGCAGAAAACAAATGTCAAAGTATCTGTTTTGGCATGATTTTGGGCGGCGCTTTGGGAAATATTTATGATCGCGTCATCTATGGAGCGGTTGTTGATTTTTTGGATTTTCATGCTTTTGGATACCATTGGTACACCTTTAACATAGCCGATTGTGGCATTGTGATTGGTGCAATATTATTACTTATAGATTTGGTCTTTCTAACCAAAAAAGAGGATTTTAACTAA
- a CDS encoding DUF3035 domain-containing protein, with protein sequence MNKNIILLSFTAVLLSGCDSIKHTFGLDHYQADEYSMPTTPPLSMPPGYNELPQPALHAQPTGYTPAKKRAQTILGNPASSESKETEENFIKKVSAGQAADENIRDTVDGEAANEKGALEKLANLGKTASDNLSGHGINTAEAPASRQHPAQAR encoded by the coding sequence ATGAATAAGAACATTATTCTACTTAGCTTTACAGCAGTCTTACTGTCAGGTTGTGATTCTATAAAACATACATTTGGACTTGATCATTATCAAGCTGATGAATATTCAATGCCAACGACCCCTCCTTTGTCCATGCCCCCCGGTTACAATGAGTTACCGCAACCAGCACTGCATGCACAACCCACAGGATATACGCCTGCAAAAAAAAGAGCACAGACAATACTAGGGAATCCAGCGAGCAGTGAGTCAAAAGAAACAGAAGAAAACTTTATTAAAAAAGTGAGCGCCGGACAAGCTGCAGATGAAAACATTCGAGATACTGTCGATGGAGAAGCCGCCAATGAAAAAGGCGCTTTAGAGAAACTTGCTAATCTCGGCAAAACGGCGTCTGATAATCTGAGCGGCCATGGTATAAATACGGCAGAAGCCCCCGCTTCAAGGCAACATCCAGCTCAGGCAAGGTAG
- a CDS encoding M16 family metallopeptidase, translated as MTQSLHAEQKPVVITPSPVKVIDYKTDLGLTGWHVETHDIPVLTISICFRNAGDKNDPEGLAGLTEFMCGMLDEGAGSYNSGNFKALLLEKNIRLSISQNSDSVFITLRSTKDNIKDLFDILTMILIAPRFDADAMARVREQILTGLNQSLHSEGQVVSDTFNQQAFKSHPYGRSTNLEIEGVKKIKKEDIQKHLKERLARDQIKITSAGDISINDLKKHLDTALKDLPANAVPNTIKDIQPIYTGDITVVHMDIPQSVILFYQPGIKRQDKDFYAAYVLNKILGDGGFKSRLWDEVRENRGLAYGIDSDLRWVQHTDYTVGSTATANANAGQVVEIIREQWHKVKEKGVSQKEMDFVIERLTGAFPLGFSSTPQIVGLLNNYQQDDLGADFINKRNEMIRSVTLEDINRLAKNLIQPDKLSFIIVGKPEGLPQSKGAKK; from the coding sequence ATGACTCAATCTCTTCATGCGGAACAAAAACCAGTTGTTATTACCCCTTCCCCTGTCAAAGTCATTGATTATAAGACAGATTTGGGGCTAACAGGTTGGCATGTGGAGACACACGACATTCCTGTCCTCACCATTTCCATATGCTTTCGGAATGCTGGCGATAAAAATGATCCTGAAGGCTTAGCAGGTTTGACTGAATTTATGTGTGGGATGCTCGATGAAGGGGCTGGCTCTTACAATTCAGGGAACTTTAAAGCCTTACTTTTGGAAAAAAATATTCGATTGTCAATTTCCCAAAATTCCGATTCAGTTTTTATAACGCTCCGCAGTACAAAAGACAACATTAAAGATTTGTTTGATATACTCACAATGATTCTAATAGCCCCCCGGTTTGATGCCGATGCTATGGCTCGCGTTCGAGAACAAATTTTAACAGGATTAAATCAAAGCCTTCATTCAGAGGGTCAAGTGGTCTCTGATACATTTAATCAACAAGCCTTTAAGTCCCATCCCTATGGTCGCAGTACAAACTTAGAAATTGAAGGTGTTAAAAAAATCAAGAAAGAGGATATTCAAAAACATTTAAAAGAACGGTTGGCCCGTGACCAAATTAAAATTACTTCAGCCGGCGATATCTCGATTAATGACTTAAAAAAGCATCTTGATACTGCATTAAAAGATCTTCCTGCAAATGCTGTTCCTAACACAATCAAGGACATTCAGCCTATCTATACAGGGGACATTACAGTCGTTCATATGGATATCCCCCAAAGTGTTATCCTATTCTATCAGCCTGGCATTAAGCGTCAAGATAAAGATTTTTATGCGGCCTATGTCCTGAATAAAATCTTAGGGGATGGTGGCTTCAAATCTCGTTTGTGGGATGAAGTCCGTGAAAATCGGGGGCTCGCTTATGGGATTGATAGCGATTTACGCTGGGTTCAACACACGGACTATACTGTGGGGTCCACCGCCACTGCCAATGCTAATGCAGGTCAAGTCGTTGAAATTATTCGGGAACAATGGCATAAGGTCAAAGAAAAAGGCGTAAGCCAAAAGGAAATGGACTTTGTTATCGAACGGTTGACCGGCGCTTTTCCCCTGGGATTCAGCTCCACGCCTCAAATTGTTGGTCTTTTAAATAACTATCAACAAGATGATCTGGGGGCAGATTTTATTAATAAGCGGAATGAAATGATTCGGAGCGTTACCCTAGAAGATATTAACCGTCTCGCTAAAAACTTAATTCAACCCGATAAATTATCATTTATTATCGTGGGGAAACCGGAAGGTCTTCCTCAGTCCAAAGGCGCTAAAAAATGA